CCTTCTGCACATTGCTGtggggatgttctgtatgttaaatgtgttgctctgattggttaataaataaaacactgattggccagtagccaggcaggcagtataggcgggacaaggagagaggagaattctgaaaacTAAAAGGCtgtgtcaggagacactgccagccgctgccatgagtaccaacatgtaagatgctggtaagccatgagccatgtggcaaggtatagatttatagaaacgggttaatttaagatgtaagaactagatagctagaagcctgagccattaggccaaactgTTTAAATAATACAAGAGTCTgcgtgtttgttttataagtgggctgctagactgtgggggcttggcgggagctggagagatgctctccAGCTACAGCACACTTATGAGAGAAGGCAAAGGGCCACTTGTGGAGAGAATGCCAACTGAAATTCCAAATCCGGTCTACCTTTGGTTGTGCACACAAAGACTCATGAATGACGACACAACTATGGACTACTTCCCAGCACTGTGCAGCGAGCAAACGCATTTATCTGACATCACCAGTACCTTAGGGACTGAGCTGAGCAGTCCTGGGGACAGACATGTACCGGGGAAAGAAGTTATGCCAACGGTTGGGTTGGAATTACGTCCCTGGGTTTGGCTGTCTTCTTTCAGACAATCCCCAGAGCATGCTCCAACATGGCAGAAATTTGGCAAGGCCTTCAAATCTCCTCCTCAAAACACATAAATGAATGTTTCAAATAACAACAATCAAGTTGTCATTGGTAAATGAATCTCAAACAGAGTATGCACAGgtttaagaaaaatttaaggaCACAGAAAGTTTCTTGCAACTGTCTCAGGGCTCAGCAGTTATTTTTGCCTGTATCGTTATTTTTAATCTGGTACACCAAAATCTGGTCACTGGACCCATTAACTCACTGCATTTTCCTGGCATCTTCAACTTTCAATAGAAACTGACATTTGAGGTTATTATTGCCTATTTATTCCCAAGCGAAGTGATTACCCTCAACTCTTAGCACAAAGAATGTGGTAGGCCCAACTATTTTTAATCTATCTAGTCATAAATATTTAATCTTCATATGCTAAAAACGAATTCTATACTGGTATGGATAAATTTAACACCAAATAGGTCAATTAGAAAGTTCTTGAGGAAACCAAGTTCCCTTTGTATGTTAGATATATTAAGTCTACCAGTACTTAACATATTTACACACTTAACATATTTACACACCAAGTCCTCTATTCTACATTCAGTTGGCTATCGTTTAATATCCAACTCAGTGAGGATGCTTGATATCAGAGCTCATTAAAAGCATGTTCAAGTAGAACCCAGTTCCTAGGTCAGCAGCCCCAGACTGCAGATAACTTGCTGTGGAATGATGGTAAATGCAAATCTCTAGGCCACATCAGAGATTCGGATTGGGTAATTACGAAGAAAGTTTTTAATCTAACTTCAATAAACACTCAATGGCATCTGCTCCAATTTGTACAGAACACTCTGAAAACTGCTTACACAGTCCAAGGAAATTTTGACTTTCAGTTTTTATACTCCCCAAAAATGCTCTATCGATGCATAAAGCACAATGATGAACAATGCTAATTAGTCAGAATTATTGTGCTTTACAAATCTTAAGACTGCCATGAGTAAGAAACCCTGCTTCATTTTCCAACTTTCTCATTCTTCCTTAAATCACCAGTGAGAAATTTAAGAATGCACATTAAACCCAACATTCCACGAACATTCAGTATCTCCAAGTTGAAGCTAAAAGTAAACAAGCTCTAAATTAATTGAATCTTGTGTTGTTTGGAGGAAGTTCAGAGGACTGAAGGTCCTCAGACTTTAGGCAGCCATGGGGTTCCTTGAAAgcccattttaaaaaacaaaacagaagacagctTGTCCTAAGACCTCTTCACACAAGAGAACAGGAAACAAGAGATTAAACTATAATGGCAGGTAAATAATTTCCTAGACTTCCGGGGATTCTTGGCAGCCAAGTGTTAtgcttttgggaaaaaaaaaaaatcatcagccACAAAGTGACTAATATTTGTTAAGATGGGCTTGCAGCAGCTTGCGGTGTCTTTGTTCCCAAAGGACAGCTCTGAGCACACTGACTTTTTGCCATACTGCACCTTTTCCACGGGAGCAAGATTGAGTAACTCTCTATGTAATTTGATTCAGTAGGTCAGAGATATAAACTGGCATACTTGGATTTGAATTACTTGACCAAAAGAGTATGAAAAGTCCTACCAAATATGTACCTGAAtcaaaacagcatttttttttaatgtttgtttgttttttttccctcaacaTAAAGAATCTGGTGTGATGGTGATGAACTGAGAATCTAAACCAAATATACACTAGAAAAAAACAGCCAGGACCAGCTAGGTcaagaaaacattgtttcctgCTATACGGGGCTCCATCTGGGCATAGATCTATTCCATGTTTGACACACAGTGCTTGTAGAACAAACTTGCTCCTCCAGTTTTGAGTGTCTTTGGCATTCATTTTTAATACTGTATGTTAGGAAAAAATTCTAAGCATTAACCTTTTTCAGAATGTCTTCTAAAGAAGCTCAAAATAACAGACCAGAAATGCCCTGTAGAGCCAAGGCAAGCCAACGGGTCTGCAAAGGGACTGGGAACAACAGGCGGGCCAAGCCAAAGGACATTCTCATAAACTTAAAGCAACTCACACTCAAATAATCAGGTGTTGTCTGTCTTGATAGGTAGCATCATCTCTGAAAGCAGCTGTCCTTAAAAGGGGGCTTGTCCAGAGGCAAACTACTGGATTAGAATGCCTTGACAGAAAACGTGGCTTCTTGcatttgaaagaaacaaaaaacaggtaaaataagataaaacaagctCAGTTTAATTTCAAAcgttaatatattttctattttatattgaACATATGCATCTGTAACCCCTCATTTGCAGCAACCATCACATCCTCATAAAAGGGGCAAAAATTATGATGcctcttaaaataaatattctttttttataaaataataaaacttcaaataaatattctttaCACTAAACAATATGttgaaaaaattagaaaataaaggtTGAATTTTACTGTAACTGTACAATATACATCAAGTCCAAAGGGAAATCAGAGTCTTACAATAAAGGCTTCCTGTAAGGCAAAATACAATCTAAAAACATACTGATTGATTCACATTCTTCCGAATGTACAACATATTAGTATAATATTTTGTGACTGTGCCATGGAGTATAGcacaacttgtttttttttcacagttgCAAATATTATCGTATATACAAAAATATAGCACATTATCTCTGGAGAAAACAATGAGGGGGGAAGTCATTTGCTAATTTACAAATTTTGCAAGAACTattcacaaacaaaaaaaaaaaaactttgcctaGGAGTGTCTGCTGCTTTAGCTTATGCAGTATGTGGGTCACCAACTTCCGTTCCCTTTCCTTGGAGTTCCATTAGCTGAGTTCTAGCAAGCGCATCAGTTAAAAATGGCACAtggaccaaaaacaaaaacaaaaaaaaacaaagcatctcACTGCAAACGACAAATACTCTAACCCTCTATTAACAGTGCCAAGATTACAACGGTTTTATTTAGTTGGTTGCAtatgtgagttaaaaaaaaaaaaagagggtggggAAACGATCCTTATTACTGTCATATTCCTGATTACTAATGCTATGTCGGCTTTTCAAAGTTCCTGGGGGGGACAGTGGGAACTTTGcagcaaactgtgtttgagtTTTTACATCGGCATCCGGGCCTGTTCACTCGATCATAACACCCCTGGCACAATTTAAGGCAACCCTTGGCTGGAAGGTAACACCATaaacaaggcagaaagagagacatgACACCCATCGCCGACCATCGGGTACAACAGTGAGATTGGCTGCAGGAACAGGGGTTGTCAGCACAATTGTCCTCGTCGTCATTGGAGCAGTGATAGAAGAGACccttcacacagcacacacaagtcCCATAGTCAATCACGTTCTGGGCCGAGCAAAGGCACTGTTTGTCACAGATCCAGTCTGACGGCAGGGGCCTCGGGTAGGTGCACTCCTTACATTTGCACTTGCCACAGTCCTCACACCTGTAGGCATGCAGCCCCAAATCTTCCTTGCTCAGTGGCTTGAGCTCACCAGGCTTGAGCTCAGACTTAGGCTGCACCCGGATTAtcccatcagcagcagcagcagcaggccccGGGGAGAAGGATGATCCTAACAGTCTCTGTTCAGAGGAGCTGCTGCTGGTACTTGTCCTTGCACTGCTCCGAGACCCTGAGCTGACGGTGCTGATGGACCTGGACAGAGGGGCCCTCGAAGAATGGACCTGCGAGGGCTGGAGCCTGGGAGGCTGGCGGTGCTCGGGCAGACCGTGGAGTCTTTCATGTTTGTGCTGAGTGGAGGGGCGAGGAGCAGGCTTGAGCCCAGGTCTTGGGACCACAGTGGGCCCCTCTGTATACTCATTGGTGTTTCGGATGGCTCTGATCTGATCCAGAGACAAGACGTGTACCTGCTGGGTAAGGGCATCTCTGGGGTCATGGGGCGCCTGCAGCAGAGGCTGCGACCCGTTGCCACTCTGAGCTCTGGCCTCCATCAGGTCTTGGTGGTGTGTTCACTCCAGCGGGCTTAGAACACATCTGAACTCCTGGAGAAaccaagaggaaagaaaatggtttACACTCTACGACTTCCCACTCTCTCCACCCACCGGGAGTTGACTCTTCACTTCCCACATCCCCTGGCGAAATGGGAAATGCACTGGTGGTGGGGGCCAGGCCAGGCGAACAGCCACATGATCAAGGCATGTACTCCACAGTGAAAATCCTGCCTGGCTGGACACTCACAGCTCTGTACTCTTGAGATGTGCGGCGACACAAAGCTCATCTTTGTGGGGTCACTTAGCTAACAATCCTTTATTCAAAGAAACACACAATTTAGAAGTCTCGGTTCAAtgtaaaaattggaagaaaagtGAATGCTGGAGCCTACCAGTGCTACCAACATTGTCAGAGGTTAAATACCTTTCCgattttgaaacatgtttgaATTTGCCATGACCGTTTCTTTACACTAAACACCAAATACCTACAACAGCCTCGGTTTAAGTCAGCCTTTTACGTCACACTTGCACGGAGTTGTCTAATCAGCGCCCTTTCCCAATCCCATATGATATAAAAGTACATTTCGAGGACAAGTAAggttgcatattttaaaataaatatagtagTACAAAGTTATAGGATTAAAATAAGTCACTTCGAGTCCCATTAGGTATCACACGAAAACAAATTCATTAAGACCAAAACGTATTTTCCACAACTCGAGAATTAAATATCCTACAGACCTATGATTCTAGCTTTAGATTCTCAACCATTCTTCCTGTTTTATAAATACACCATGCAAAAAATAACGCTATTTTCTCGTTTGAAaaatacccagaaacacaaagcaagtaacagcaataggaaaagttttaaaaatccgAAAGTGTCACGGTTGAAACCTATCATTTTGTCAAGTAATCGCTTAAATCATAGTCATTCTCTGGTTTAAGGTACCATACCCTCTCCCAAGCCCTCATAAACATACAAAGCAAAAACGGACTTTTAATCCAACCTTTGCTTTTTGGAGAAGGGCAGAACAAGGCAGGTGACAAATGCCTCCTAATTCAGAACTACGCAGAGCTGGAAACCGGATCTGCTCACCTCCAACTGCAAGGCACACAAGGCTGTTCTTTGCTTTCACTCGGTTTATCGGCTCTATCGGCGCCCCCACACAGTCCGCAGCAGGTGGGACTCAGCCAGAACCCCGGGGACTTTTCTCCAGGCGGACTGACGCTGTCCAGGGGCCAGCCCGGCCCCTCCTGCGCGCAATCCCCAGAAGCTCAGGCAGGCAGGGGGCGCGGGCGCCTCCGAAGGGGACGTGTCGTGAAATGCACGAGCACacttccccctcctccacccccgcAGCTAAAATTTCCCCCAACCCAAGGGAACTGCCATCCAGCCCCAAGAGGGGGAGCCACTCCAACACGCCCACCCCCGCAGCAAGGTCACCACAAGGTGTTTCTGCGAAGGCCCTCAAAACGCCTGTCCCCACAAGTTTCCAAATCCGTCGCCCCGAGGAAGGGAGCCCGGTCGGGACGCACAGCTTGCCCAGAAGTCTATGCACCCACGCTCCCAGAGAGACTCCACCGTGCAATGACCCAAGCGAGCACTGCTTGCCTGCAATCTGCACACGCCTACCTCCTTTAGATCAAGAAGAAAAAGACGTATTtcttaaaatggaagaaaaaaaaaaaaagctttatccAGAGCCCCACTGCACACGCCAGGGTGCAGGACTCGGACCCCTGGGATTGGAAACTTTCCGTGGGGACTTGCCGTGGAAAGCAGCATCTTtcggaaggaaaaaaaaagtgattcctACCGATCCCTGGCCGCCTCCGTCGCAGGCCCCCTCCACCCCCGGCgctctcccagttcctctccctccccctttgaGAGTGCTTTGAAACCCCCATTAAGAACAGTGTGTGATCAGACTGAGGATTAGGGGGAAAGGACTACAGCACTAGGGTGGGGCAAACCGACACAGAAACCCCTTTGTAAAAAAGGCGTTAAGACTCCAAATCTTAAAAACAGTAACAcaaaagagggaggggggaaactagcccttttcttttcttttttttttctttctctctctctctttttttttttttttgccacctcCTTTCAGGTAATGGAAAACGATCGCGACCACTTGATAACTCTCTTCCTGTGCTAGGTCAGCCCAAGcgcccaaattaaaaaaaaaaaaaaaaaaagcatgacccAGGCCGACCACGAAGAACGGAAAAAAGAGAAAGCCGCACTTCCGAACCGCAGAGACGCGGCGCCAGGCTGGGCGACGCTCCCACCCGCACCGGGCTAGACTGTCCACACCGGGCAGAGGCGGGGACTCCCTCCGCCTGGCAACCTACCCTCTGCTTGTCCGCCGGGTCCTCTGCCCCGGTGAGGTGAGAAACCCAGTACCCCAGCCCCACAGGCGCCCCCCGGCCGCAGGATAGGCTTTCCCATAACTTGGCCTTCCACTGAAAGGAGGAACAGGTTAGCAACGTAAGAGCCTGCAACAAGGACCTGGAAAAACAGGGCTCTCGGCGACTAAGTCGCCGCCAAGGCAGGGGTAGGAGCAGAACGCAGTGGAGCGGTCCTCCGCCCCAAACCCCTTAGGGAGCGCGGTGtcgcgggggtggggtgggggacactgCACCGGCGCAACCCTGCAGCTCAGCCGTGGCCGAACCCATGTCCTAAGCGAAGCAGATCCAAGGGGCAGCTCCCCGATCCTCCCGGGAAGCCTGCGGGTTTAGGGGGAGAGAGGAACCCGGACCCCACTCGCGGCCGGCTGTGGCTCCAGCAGGGGAAAAGCCAAACGCTCCTCACCGTGATCGCGGCTTTGCACCAACCCCTCTCCCTTGGATTCTCTTCTTTCTGCGATGTGCAAATAAATCCAGTCCCCGATGCAAACTTTTCCCTTCTTTCCGAACTCTGCTTCAGTCCAACTTCCAAGTAATCGGTGGGAGGAGAAAAACAACCACGGGAAAATTTGGAACCCAATCCTCCACCGTTGGAACCCTCCCGGATtccgggctagagagatgacctCCCTTACAGAAGCGCACGCGGagtatttcctcttttttttttttcctttcctttcctttttttttttttctcaatgaaCAAGAGGCCGAAGCGCCGTGGTTGGcgagtctcttttttttttttttcccctggtcgACGAGAGAAAGCGAGGCGAACACGGCCTTACAAAGAACCTAAGGCCAGCAGCTCGCCAAGTCCCGGGGGCCCCGGGGCTGCTTCCGAGCGGAGGCTGGCGCGGGGccgcgggccgggccgggccgggcgcgCGCGGGGGCCTGGGCGCTGCGCGCTCCGCCGGCCCCTGTCCTCCGCTGGCGCTGCGGCGCGCAGCTCTAACTCGTGCAGACTGGGCGTTGCGGAGGCGCGGCGGCGAGGCcgaggcgggggcgggggtgcggaggggggggaggagaaggcGGTGGGGGAGGAGGGTCTGGGGCCCGGGCGGggatggggcggggggtgggggttggggggggaaggCGGAgatgcggggggtgggggggcgcgcCGCTGGCCTGCGCCCTCGCCTTTCCGGAGGAGGCAGGGAGCTCTGCGGCGGCCGCGGCAGCAGTAAATGGCGTCATGTGGATCCGAGGCGGAACAGAGCAGTTGTTGTCCCAGAGGATATATCGCATCCGGTCCCAGCTCATTGGCTCCGCGGGGCTACATTCACTCACACTCCAGCGCCCGCCAGCGCTCCGAGCCGCAGGAGGCATTCAAAAGGGCAACCGCGCCGCCCCGCGCGTCCCCAGTCGCTCCTGCAGCCCGGGCGCCGCCGACACGCGGGGGCCGCTCTGGCCACCGCGAGGTCAGTTTATCTAGTTTCAAGGAAACACTGACCTTAAGGGtttcccccccacacccacccacccaaaggCCACGAGCACGAGCCCCCCCAGGCTAGGCTGACTTAAGGGAACTTTCTCCCCCTCGCCTCCCGGAGAGGAGAAGGGACGTTGTTGCAAACTAACCCGGCCGCCGCACAGCGTTCGCGTGCAAAGCGACTTGCAGCTTTTTAAGATTTCGATTGGGAGTCCATTTCGGTTCTACCTCTCGTCTCCTTCGCGCCGCCCCACCCCCTCCAATGCCCGGGGGGCGaagagggtgggggggggagcagcaggcggagtgggggagagagggaaaggggagcgGGAAGTGAGGTGGGAGGGCTATTGGTTTATTCTTTGTCTACTGGATTAACCCGATTATACACCGGGCACCAGCACAAACCGCCTCCCCCACCTCCGAGCCTTGTACGGGAGGAACGGAATGCAGATTCGTGTTTCACGTCCCTTCTGCTCTGGCTGGGATTGGCTTTTGATTGTGTGGACTTGTAGTTTgttagaatttcatttttaagaggGATTATCTATAGATGGAGGCCTTTTGAAGACTTTTTTGGTATTGTTTTGCTCGACGCAAaggctttttaaattaattcagtaATACCCACGCGATTACTCAGGGCGACATCATGGACTTCCGAAatagggagaggggggagaggctCACCATTCCCCTGCAGAATTGAATTCCTCCTTCGCGAAACCGTAAATAAAAGGAGAGTCGCCTTTCAAATCCCACTATTTGTCACCCAGAACATTCTCCTAAAAGTTCCTCTTGTTCGTGCTGGAAGTGGACTATGGTTAACcacttaaaatacagaaaatacataGGCTCTGGCCGCTGCTGGACGAAGAAAGGTGCCTGCACGTGGAAGCACCCAGCGGGTAGCTGAGATAGATCCGCACACTGATGTTGCAATTGTAGCTGAGAATGTACAGAATGTTTTTCCTCCGCCGGAAAGTACCTGCTGTAAGGTCAAAATTCCCGCACAGCACCTGCGACCTTGCGCCATGCGAGGTTCCAGGCGCTGAAAGCCGGCGCTAGGGGAAAACGTGGAGTTTGATCTCTCTCGCTCCAGCCCTCAGCTGCTCGCTGCTGATACCCTGGCCTCTAGCAGCCTTCTGGGGACGTATCTCTCTAGATTGTCCCTGTCACGTCATTTGCCTCGCTTGCGCGCTCGCCCTGCCCTCTCCGTGTTTCTCCACGGCTCTTCCCTCTCGCCTGGGGTTTGGAACTGGAGATGGCAGGGGAAGTGGCATGCGTTATTTCCGGGCGCTGGGCTACGTGCCCCCACCCCACGGCCGAGGGTGGAAGAGGCTTCGGCGGCCGGCTCCTTTGCTTCCTCGAGACTTCGGGCTCAGGACAGCCGGGCCTCTCGGGCCACCGCGGCTCGCGCGGCGTCCGAGACCGGGGAGTCTCTAGCAAGGGAGCGCAGGAGTCCCTGCGCTTCCCTGTGGAGCCACCAGGGGGCGTGCGCCAGGCGCGGGGCTCGAGCTGCTTTCTTTAGGACTCACTGCGGGTTGGAGGGGTTGCCTTGCAAAGGAGTGGGTCCCGCTGGCTTCGGGCTTTTAAGAGCAGTGTGGTATAAGCGCCACGCAAGGTGGCATTTCTTACCATCGCCTTAGCCACATTCCCTTTGAGAATGAGCTGCTTCGATTCCGAAGAGCGTTAAGTTTTCAGCCCAGGAGCTTGGGGGTCAAAGGCAGGCTGTGCTAGGCGGCTGGTGTGTGaccagcaagagagctggccagAGAAACACCTCCCTTCACCGTCTTGCACCCGGTGGCCGCTTCTTGGGAGACATTTGCCCCATGCCATTTCCTCCAGCGCTGCAGGAGCCCTGCCAAGAGGTCATTAGGAATCAAAGCATAAAACAGAATTTAAACCAGGAACTTCCGGATGCTTGGGAAAGAATCTAAGAATTCGTACTTATCTTTCATAAATTAGGAAGGATTTGAGGCAATAAtctacttctctttttcttcccaatAACCCCCACATTACTGCTTAGGAAAACATTTTACCGGTAACTTAAGaccaaaataaatgtaagaatctggattctttttaattat
The nucleotide sequence above comes from Peromyscus maniculatus bairdii isolate BWxNUB_F1_BW_parent chromosome 9, HU_Pman_BW_mat_3.1, whole genome shotgun sequence. Encoded proteins:
- the Spry2 gene encoding protein sprouty homolog 2 translates to MEARAQSGNGSQPLLQAPHDPRDALTQQVHVLSLDQIRAIRNTNEYTEGPTVVPRPGLKPAPRPSTQHKHERLHGLPEHRQPPRLQPSQVHSSRAPLSRSISTVSSGSRSSARTSTSSSSSEQRLLGSSFSPGPAAAAADGIIRVQPKSELKPGELKPLSKEDLGLHAYRCEDCGKCKCKECTYPRPLPSDWICDKQCLCSAQNVIDYGTCVCCVKGLFYHCSNDDEDNCADNPCSCSQSHCCTRWSAMGVMSLFLPCLWCYLPAKGCLKLCQGCYDRVNRPGCRCKNSNTVCCKVPTVPPRNFEKPT